One window from the genome of Mucilaginibacter ginsenosidivorans encodes:
- a CDS encoding acyltransferase family protein, whose protein sequence is MNEPAADISSRHIRWFKGLDSLRFILALIVVLSHFDDPLIRVFRHFDTAAGRVCAFLLENAFNGTAAVIAFFIISGFVIHYPNKNGLGSLGKFWMRRFVRILIPLVVIFLAGTRFGHPDKKVIWSLVCELVYYAIYPFLLKLRIKWLYQCLGACLLAVIAIGAGAQHDIQSLVQQKDIHYHSYYWQLGIGLTWLVGLPVWLLGVMVAEHIDEPAKVSMKEIMTWRAGVYAISCLLIIARSYWFVSYILSMTVFAPLICLWLKAEIIFYRDHQPAGFLEKMGKFSYSLYLCHPLAYVILRYWLKNSVVNYPVVMTLTIAIAYIFYLLVERPAHALALKISRNW, encoded by the coding sequence ATGAATGAGCCGGCAGCAGATATTTCTTCCCGGCATATCCGCTGGTTTAAGGGGCTCGACAGCCTTCGGTTCATCCTTGCGCTTATTGTTGTACTTTCCCATTTTGATGATCCCCTGATACGTGTTTTCCGGCATTTTGATACTGCGGCCGGCCGGGTATGCGCGTTTCTGCTGGAAAATGCGTTCAATGGCACTGCTGCGGTTATTGCTTTTTTCATCATTTCCGGGTTTGTTATTCACTATCCCAATAAGAACGGCCTCGGCAGCCTCGGGAAGTTCTGGATGAGAAGGTTTGTGCGCATTTTGATCCCCCTGGTTGTCATCTTTCTTGCCGGCACCAGATTTGGGCACCCGGACAAAAAAGTCATCTGGAGCCTCGTCTGTGAATTGGTCTATTATGCGATCTATCCTTTTCTCCTGAAACTCAGGATCAAATGGCTATATCAATGCCTGGGTGCTTGTTTGCTCGCCGTCATTGCGATCGGAGCCGGGGCACAGCACGATATCCAGTCGCTGGTGCAGCAAAAAGACATCCATTACCATAGCTATTACTGGCAGTTAGGTATCGGGCTGACCTGGCTCGTCGGCCTGCCGGTGTGGTTACTTGGTGTTATGGTAGCAGAACATATAGACGAGCCGGCAAAGGTCAGTATGAAAGAGATCATGACCTGGCGTGCGGGGGTGTACGCAATAAGTTGTCTGCTGATCATTGCCCGTTCCTACTGGTTCGTCAGCTATATTTTGTCCATGACGGTATTTGCACCGCTCATCTGCCTGTGGCTAAAGGCGGAAATTATTTTTTACAGGGACCATCAGCCTGCCGGTTTCCTCGAAAAAATGGGTAAGTTTTCCTATTCACTTTATCTGTGTCACCCGCTTGCCTACGTTATTCTGCGTTACTGGCTCAAAAACAGTGTAGTGAATTACCCGGTCGTGATGACACTGACGATCGCTATAGCTTACATCTTTTATTTATTGGTTGAGAGACCTGCGCACGCGCTGGCGCTAAAAATCAGCCGCAACTGGTGA
- a CDS encoding XrtY-associated glycosyltransferase XYAG1, producing the protein MKLLQVNASYKPAYIYGGPTMSVSKLSEELVLAGAEVEVFTTTANGPGELDVGAGQPINIDGVTVTYFKRVTKDHSHFSPALLKHLWRSVKSFDVVHIHAWWNLVSVLSCWIAIRRGVPVVVSPRGTLSAYSFTNKNNLPKSLMHSLIGKRLLKKIGIHVTSDHEKQAIELLVKPRKIFNIPNFIRLPGCMPLQPVHDEGILRLIFFSRIEEKKGLEILFNALTRVNVSYKLTIAGEGEPAYVKKLKLLAEKAGIAKNVIWAGFLQDDKFEILQQHDLMVLPSFDENFGNAVIESLGVGTAVLISKHVGLSNYVETNRLGWVCEHNPDSFGRQINAIARDRDQLARIRQDGPLGVVKDFSNARLRKEYYEMYLEIITNDGL; encoded by the coding sequence TTGAAACTTTTACAGGTAAACGCATCTTACAAACCCGCTTATATTTATGGCGGCCCCACCATGTCGGTATCCAAATTAAGCGAAGAACTGGTACTTGCCGGAGCAGAGGTAGAAGTTTTCACGACTACCGCCAACGGTCCCGGTGAACTCGACGTGGGGGCGGGGCAGCCGATCAATATCGACGGGGTTACCGTAACCTATTTTAAACGCGTGACAAAAGATCACAGCCACTTTTCACCCGCGCTGCTAAAACATCTGTGGCGTAGCGTTAAAAGCTTCGATGTGGTACATATCCATGCCTGGTGGAACCTGGTATCAGTACTGTCGTGCTGGATAGCCATCAGGCGCGGTGTACCTGTTGTGGTTTCACCAAGGGGCACTTTGAGCGCTTACTCCTTCACCAATAAAAATAACTTACCGAAAAGTTTGATGCACAGTCTTATCGGGAAACGCCTGTTAAAAAAAATCGGCATTCATGTAACTTCTGACCACGAAAAGCAGGCTATTGAACTTTTGGTCAAACCCCGTAAAATATTCAATATCCCCAACTTTATCAGGCTCCCCGGCTGTATGCCCTTACAACCGGTCCATGATGAGGGAATCCTCAGGCTAATCTTTTTTTCAAGGATCGAAGAAAAAAAAGGCCTGGAGATCCTGTTCAACGCGCTGACCAGGGTCAATGTATCATACAAACTGACAATTGCCGGCGAGGGTGAGCCGGCTTACGTTAAAAAGCTTAAACTCCTGGCGGAGAAAGCGGGCATTGCGAAGAACGTTATTTGGGCGGGGTTCCTGCAGGACGATAAATTTGAGATCCTGCAACAGCATGACCTGATGGTGCTTCCCTCTTTTGATGAAAACTTCGGGAACGCCGTGATAGAAAGCCTGGGTGTCGGCACGGCAGTGCTTATCAGTAAGCATGTCGGGCTTTCGAATTACGTCGAAACCAACCGGCTGGGCTGGGTCTGCGAACATAACCCCGACTCTTTTGGCAGGCAGATCAATGCCATAGCCCGCGATCGGGACCAATTAGCACGTATACGGCAGGACGGGCCTTTGGGGGTGGTAAAAGATTTTAGCAACGCACGCTTAAGAAAAGAATATTACGAAATGTATCTTGAAATCATCACCAATGACGGATTATAA
- a CDS encoding glycosyltransferase family protein, with protein sequence MDPVPVKKVCLVTPGHIASDPRLVKEATALSAAGYQVYLVFTQHVEELVAYDRRILQEHPEWHAVFLYWAGNSWRSKFRRVCSRFRQRLSRDPASTLNRHFSWQLRAAVACRADLYIGHNPGALPVVVLAAVRNRAKSGFDAEDFHRNEMTDDLTHPDYRLKAAVEDVYLPETSYITASSELIAARYAKLFSRPVVTILNVFPKIGIARPAKDSQGPLRLFWFSQTIGPGRGLETVISAIMAAGSAMELHLLGNPRPGYDTILKELADTGGGACRLVFHDTVYPDELFRIAAGFDIGFACEETVPLNRDICLTNKLFTYLQCGLAIAASPTTAQVAFLNSYPQVGKVYPDRAELSSILLAYDRNRRLLSETQKAAFQLGQSDLNWENESRRFIGCIGGIL encoded by the coding sequence ATGGACCCAGTTCCGGTAAAGAAAGTTTGCCTGGTCACCCCCGGGCATATTGCTTCGGACCCGCGCCTGGTCAAGGAAGCGACTGCTCTTTCGGCGGCTGGCTACCAGGTGTATTTGGTTTTCACGCAGCACGTAGAAGAGCTTGTTGCCTATGATCGCCGGATCCTGCAGGAGCATCCCGAATGGCATGCGGTTTTTCTGTACTGGGCGGGCAATTCCTGGCGCTCAAAATTTCGCCGGGTCTGTTCCAGGTTTCGGCAGCGACTGTCGCGTGATCCTGCCAGTACGTTGAACCGGCATTTTTCCTGGCAATTGAGAGCTGCGGTCGCCTGCCGCGCAGACCTGTACATCGGGCACAATCCCGGTGCACTGCCGGTGGTGGTACTCGCAGCGGTCAGAAATAGGGCGAAAAGCGGTTTTGATGCGGAAGACTTCCACCGGAATGAGATGACGGATGATCTTACACACCCGGATTACCGGCTGAAAGCAGCTGTCGAAGACGTTTATTTGCCTGAAACAAGTTATATAACGGCCTCGAGCGAACTGATCGCAGCGCGTTACGCGAAACTTTTCAGCCGGCCCGTGGTAACAATTTTGAATGTATTTCCAAAGATCGGTATAGCAAGGCCGGCTAAGGACAGCCAGGGACCGCTGCGCCTCTTCTGGTTCTCACAAACGATCGGTCCCGGCAGGGGTCTTGAAACAGTAATCAGCGCGATCATGGCCGCCGGCAGTGCCATGGAGTTGCATCTGCTTGGCAACCCAAGGCCGGGATATGATACGATCCTGAAAGAATTGGCAGATACCGGCGGCGGGGCCTGCCGTTTGGTCTTTCACGATACGGTTTACCCCGATGAGCTGTTCCGCATAGCAGCGGGTTTTGATATTGGTTTTGCCTGTGAGGAAACGGTTCCGCTGAACCGGGATATCTGCCTCACCAACAAACTGTTTACCTATCTGCAATGCGGGCTGGCTATTGCTGCCAGTCCGACTACCGCGCAGGTCGCATTTTTGAACAGTTATCCCCAGGTGGGCAAAGTATACCCTGACCGCGCGGAACTGAGCTCGATCCTTTTGGCATACGACCGCAACAGGCGCCTGCTTTCTGAAACACAAAAAGCGGCGTTTCAATTAGGACAAAGCGACCTGAACTGGGAAAATGAGAGCCGGCGATTTATCGGTTGTATCGGGGGGATTTTATGA
- a CDS encoding exosortase Y-associated Wzy-like protein translates to MKSASFEKYLVLYIPWLLAMLFKSDPEFSYMIAWLGSFLIFYLSLSGWVKPLPEDRRWDEQLMRPILLVQIIFAGYMCCTSIFYFLNVLGYEDFHKTTEYYLVDYNRLELTAQCQRYYCLGHAAMVTGILAFMRYDFKQQYRIEKDVLANILLVTALITLPVAYLFLEVPGLTQFANQFASLSFIAGTLALAFAIPEKKIWNTILCLVLYFSNFYQALLSGYKEPIIVSILVLGIFLYPSYKKLVTVIFVPLLILLFIFLPTYNRIFRQNAWSGDVDVDEASQLALDAALNKDSPQSADEGNWDFLAYRLSEIDMFTTFVKSTPAKVDFYGFQLLKQSGMAIVPRVFWHAKPNTEDLIMERVFDADVVNRGSLVSAKPAFVVDAYLSFGGPGVFISLFLYGALAQLISIKAEKLFGGYILGTALIFSGLFQIMWRGLSFEFLINTVFWSYISMLLIHRILLATHILKRI, encoded by the coding sequence ATGAAAAGCGCTTCGTTCGAGAAATACCTGGTCTTGTATATTCCCTGGTTGCTTGCGATGCTCTTCAAGTCGGATCCGGAATTCTCGTACATGATTGCCTGGCTGGGCTCGTTCCTGATCTTCTACCTGTCGCTCAGCGGCTGGGTTAAGCCTCTCCCGGAAGATCGCCGCTGGGATGAGCAACTAATGAGGCCGATTCTTTTGGTACAGATTATTTTTGCGGGGTACATGTGCTGTACTTCTATATTTTACTTCCTCAATGTCCTGGGATACGAAGACTTTCACAAAACGACCGAATATTACCTGGTTGATTACAACAGGCTGGAACTGACCGCGCAGTGCCAGCGTTATTATTGTCTGGGTCATGCTGCGATGGTCACCGGAATCCTCGCCTTTATGCGTTACGATTTCAAACAGCAGTACAGGATCGAAAAAGACGTGCTGGCCAATATCCTGCTGGTAACGGCCCTGATCACGCTACCGGTCGCTTATCTTTTCCTCGAAGTACCCGGTCTGACACAATTTGCCAATCAGTTTGCTTCGCTGAGCTTCATCGCCGGGACGCTTGCGCTCGCTTTTGCTATCCCCGAAAAAAAGATCTGGAATACGATCCTTTGCCTGGTCTTATACTTTTCCAACTTTTACCAGGCCCTGCTCTCCGGTTACAAAGAACCGATCATCGTCAGTATCCTGGTGCTGGGAATCTTTCTTTATCCTTCTTATAAAAAGCTGGTGACCGTCATATTTGTGCCGCTGCTTATCCTGCTTTTTATTTTTCTGCCAACATATAACCGCATTTTCCGCCAGAACGCGTGGTCCGGGGATGTAGATGTCGATGAAGCATCGCAATTGGCCCTGGATGCGGCGCTTAACAAAGACTCGCCGCAATCAGCAGATGAGGGAAACTGGGATTTTCTGGCTTATCGTTTAAGCGAGATCGATATGTTTACCACGTTTGTTAAATCCACCCCGGCAAAAGTCGATTTCTACGGGTTTCAATTGCTAAAACAATCGGGGATGGCCATTGTACCCCGGGTATTCTGGCATGCCAAACCTAATACAGAGGACCTGATCATGGAGCGGGTTTTCGATGCCGATGTCGTCAACCGGGGCTCTCTCGTGTCGGCAAAGCCCGCATTTGTTGTCGATGCCTATCTTTCTTTCGGAGGCCCGGGCGTTTTTATTTCCCTGTTCCTGTATGGTGCGCTTGCACAGCTTATTTCGATAAAGGCAGAAAAACTATTTGGCGGCTATATTTTGGGCACTGCGCTAATATTCAGCGGCTTGTTCCAGATCATGTGGCGGGGTCTGAGCTTCGAGTTTTTGATCAATACGGTCTTCTGGTCTTATATCAGCATGTTGCTTATCCATAGGATCTTGCTGGCGACCCATATCTTAAAAAGGATTTGA
- a CDS encoding glycosyltransferase family 4 protein — MRSVVASPTIAPHVRQTVTAYQEAGFLETFYTSFFTHPDYRLAAALSRVPQFGHEIRKRAFHELPIEKIAARPWPELFRSLSARTLGPRTTDRLWEWSELGFDQWVARNLSVRADVVHTYEHAALATLTAAKKMHIFSIYEQPSQHHTCFSQIARKQMVLYPELRNATDDLQVNTHAARRNRRRDAELSMASVVLCNSLFTKNTLIAAGVEAKKIAVIPLAFPEVSAMEKITPATGPLKFLYAGNQSMRKGVHILYQAWRRCNFSESQASLWLIGNMSLPLSLRNGLPGDVLIREHIAHNELMQLYSQADVLVFPTLADGFGMVVTEAMSQGLPVIASTNSCGPDIIEPFYDGWLVPPGEVDALAEHLRWCVGHRDEVAACGRAAKKKAGSYQWPEYRQNLMKLVTKEWTQFR; from the coding sequence ATGAGATCAGTCGTCGCCAGCCCAACTATTGCTCCACATGTCAGGCAAACCGTGACAGCCTATCAGGAGGCGGGCTTCCTCGAAACATTTTATACCAGTTTTTTTACCCATCCGGATTACCGGCTTGCGGCTGCCCTCAGCAGGGTGCCGCAATTCGGGCATGAAATCCGGAAACGTGCATTTCACGAGTTACCTATTGAAAAAATTGCGGCACGGCCATGGCCGGAACTTTTCCGGAGCCTTTCAGCCAGGACACTCGGTCCGCGAACAACCGACCGGTTATGGGAATGGTCTGAACTCGGATTCGATCAGTGGGTCGCCCGGAACCTTTCGGTGCGGGCGGACGTCGTCCATACCTACGAACATGCCGCTCTGGCGACACTGACCGCTGCTAAAAAGATGCATATTTTCAGCATATACGAGCAGCCAAGCCAGCACCATACCTGTTTTTCCCAGATCGCAAGGAAACAAATGGTGTTATACCCGGAGCTGCGGAACGCAACGGATGACCTTCAGGTCAATACGCACGCCGCCCGAAGGAATCGCAGGCGCGACGCCGAGCTGAGCATGGCGTCAGTCGTCCTTTGCAATTCCCTTTTTACAAAAAATACGCTTATCGCAGCGGGCGTGGAAGCGAAAAAGATTGCCGTCATTCCGCTTGCTTTTCCGGAAGTAAGCGCAATGGAGAAGATCACGCCAGCGACAGGGCCGCTGAAATTCCTGTATGCCGGGAATCAATCCATGAGAAAGGGCGTGCATATCCTTTACCAGGCCTGGCGCAGATGCAACTTCAGCGAAAGTCAGGCGAGCTTATGGCTCATTGGCAACATGTCGCTTCCCTTATCGTTGAGAAACGGGTTGCCGGGTGACGTCCTGATCCGCGAGCATATCGCCCACAACGAACTCATGCAGTTGTATAGCCAGGCGGACGTGCTGGTTTTCCCTACGCTGGCGGACGGATTCGGGATGGTCGTTACGGAAGCCATGTCACAGGGACTGCCGGTGATCGCTTCAACGAACAGTTGCGGTCCTGATATCATCGAGCCATTTTACGATGGCTGGCTGGTGCCCCCCGGAGAAGTGGACGCGCTGGCGGAGCACCTGCGCTGGTGCGTCGGCCACCGGGACGAAGTGGCAGCCTGCGGCAGGGCGGCGAAAAAAAAAGCAGGCAGCTACCAATGGCCGGAGTACCGTCAAAATCTGATGAAGCTTGTGACAAAAGAATGGACCCAGTTCCGGTAA
- a CDS encoding class I SAM-dependent methyltransferase, translated as MTDYKDYGFTTGNPAHTFGYLQEPLMALLDKQKNQSILDLGCGNGYLATYLLKQGYNAYGTDASAEGIAIAKKGYPDRFFLQDLSTGKLPAELQAIKFDTVISTEVIEHMYDPAGFIDFCKMCLPEGGELIISTPYHGYLKNLSLALFNHWDKHLGPDWHGGHIKFWSRKTLGKLLNDKGFEVTDFKGCGRMPYFWKSMIIKAKLN; from the coding sequence ATGACGGATTATAAGGACTACGGTTTTACCACCGGCAACCCGGCGCATACGTTCGGCTATTTGCAGGAGCCGTTGATGGCATTGCTGGATAAGCAGAAAAATCAAAGCATACTCGACCTGGGCTGCGGCAACGGGTACCTGGCTACTTATTTACTAAAGCAGGGGTATAACGCCTACGGCACCGATGCATCGGCCGAAGGTATAGCGATAGCTAAAAAGGGATACCCTGACCGCTTCTTTTTGCAGGATCTGTCTACAGGCAAATTACCAGCGGAACTACAGGCGATCAAATTTGATACCGTCATTTCCACCGAGGTCATTGAGCATATGTACGACCCGGCGGGTTTTATTGATTTTTGTAAAATGTGCCTCCCTGAAGGCGGTGAATTAATTATTTCGACCCCCTATCATGGCTATTTGAAGAACCTGTCACTTGCACTGTTCAATCATTGGGACAAGCACCTGGGCCCCGACTGGCATGGCGGGCACATCAAATTCTGGTCGAGGAAAACATTGGGTAAACTACTTAACGATAAAGGATTCGAAGTAACTGATTTTAAGGGTTGCGGGCGTATGCCGTATTTTTGGAAATCCATGATCATCAAAGCCAAACTCAATTGA
- a CDS encoding glycosyltransferase family 4 protein, whose protein sequence is MKLAIITTHPIQYYAPVFRMLHERGNISIMVYYTWGEAARTKYDPGFGSVIDWDIPLLEGYPYTWVKNTSADPGTHHFRGIINPGLTGQLQQWQPDALLIFGWGWHGHLRCLRFFKGRLPVFFRGDSTLLDSRGGFKELVRTQFLRWVYRHIDHAFYTGTNNKAYYKKFGLRDDQLSFAPHAVDNDRFSADHAAEAAAFRGRLQIDPEDVLVLFAGKFEKKKSPVELLEAFLTLRRLNVHLLFVGNGAQEAILKSRASHSEKVHFIDFQNQSRMPVILQACDLFCLPSAGPGETWGLAVNEAMACGKAVLVSDKVGCAIDLVKNVENGAIFESGRMGDLADSLDQLTGSKDRLQHLGMNSRAMIRPWSFAAIVRRIEDQVSGLPG, encoded by the coding sequence ATGAAACTTGCCATTATTACCACTCATCCGATACAATACTACGCACCGGTATTCCGGATGCTGCATGAACGTGGGAATATCAGCATCATGGTTTATTATACCTGGGGTGAAGCGGCCAGGACAAAATACGACCCTGGGTTCGGCAGTGTTATCGACTGGGATATACCGCTGCTGGAAGGGTACCCGTACACCTGGGTGAAGAATACTTCGGCTGATCCCGGGACGCACCACTTTCGCGGGATCATCAATCCCGGGCTGACCGGCCAGTTACAGCAATGGCAACCGGATGCCCTGCTGATTTTTGGCTGGGGCTGGCACGGACATTTGCGGTGCCTGCGGTTCTTTAAAGGCAGACTGCCTGTTTTTTTCCGTGGCGACTCGACGCTGCTGGATAGCCGGGGTGGCTTCAAAGAATTGGTCAGGACCCAGTTCCTCCGATGGGTGTACAGGCATATCGACCATGCGTTCTATACCGGTACGAATAACAAAGCCTACTATAAAAAATTTGGCCTGAGGGATGATCAACTGAGCTTTGCCCCTCATGCTGTGGATAATGACCGTTTCTCGGCCGACCACGCGGCTGAAGCGGCCGCCTTTCGCGGGCGACTACAGATTGACCCGGAGGACGTCCTGGTTCTATTTGCAGGAAAATTTGAGAAAAAGAAATCACCTGTCGAACTGCTGGAAGCTTTCCTGACTTTAAGGCGGCTGAATGTACACCTGTTGTTCGTCGGGAACGGTGCGCAGGAGGCCATCTTAAAAAGCCGGGCCAGCCATTCAGAAAAGGTTCATTTTATAGATTTCCAGAATCAAAGCCGCATGCCTGTAATACTCCAGGCCTGCGATCTTTTTTGCCTCCCTTCCGCCGGCCCGGGCGAAACATGGGGACTGGCTGTCAACGAGGCGATGGCCTGCGGGAAAGCCGTGCTGGTATCAGATAAGGTCGGTTGCGCGATTGACCTGGTAAAAAACGTGGAGAATGGCGCTATCTTTGAAAGCGGCAGGATGGGGGACCTGGCAGATTCTCTGGATCAACTCACGGGATCGAAGGACAGGCTGCAACATTTGGGTATGAATTCGCGGGCAATGATCCGGCCCTGGTCCTTTGCCGCTATCGTCCGCCGGATTGAAGACCAGGTCTCCGGCCTGCCAGGCTAA
- a CDS encoding glycosyltransferase: MKRVLIISPYFPPVNAADMQRVRMSLPYFNHFGWVAEVAAVEPRYTDMVKDELLLKSLPADVKVHWVSAWSKRWTSKLGLGSIALRSLWFYYKGVNRILRNGHFDLVYFSTTQFPVCILGACWKRRFDIPYVIDLQDPWHSGYYRDKPRSQRPPKYWFSYRLNKFLEPIAMRKTDGLIGVSADYLQDIRARYPQTRRIPSRTITFGSFAPDLHIAQQNKALFPPLLENGMVNIVYVGRGGEDMHTATVPLFQALRTALTADPERYGKVRLHFIGTSYAPEGKGRQTIFPLAQRFGLEDYVTEIPGRVSFYHALLTLQEADALFIPGSDDAKYTASKIYPYVLAGRPLLAIFHPDSSAIPILREYGVKDVLSFDEVRTERVGAFLAEVCGGTASAPRYQAAVIKKYAAENMTHEQCLLFDQVLAERRDR, encoded by the coding sequence TTGAAACGGGTACTGATCATATCTCCGTATTTTCCGCCGGTAAACGCGGCGGACATGCAGCGGGTCCGCATGAGCCTGCCATATTTCAATCATTTTGGCTGGGTTGCTGAAGTCGCAGCCGTCGAGCCCCGCTATACTGATATGGTAAAGGATGAATTGCTGCTGAAGAGCCTGCCGGCTGATGTTAAAGTTCACTGGGTAAGCGCCTGGAGTAAAAGATGGACGTCAAAGCTCGGGCTGGGCAGTATAGCCCTGCGTTCCCTTTGGTTTTATTATAAGGGGGTGAACCGTATTTTAAGAAATGGGCACTTCGACCTTGTCTATTTTTCCACTACCCAGTTCCCGGTATGTATATTGGGCGCTTGCTGGAAAAGGAGGTTTGATATACCTTATGTGATCGATCTGCAGGACCCCTGGCATTCCGGGTATTACCGGGATAAACCCCGTTCGCAACGGCCGCCAAAATACTGGTTTTCTTACCGCCTGAATAAGTTCCTGGAGCCTATAGCCATGCGCAAGACAGACGGGTTGATCGGCGTATCCGCCGATTACCTTCAGGATATCAGGGCGCGATATCCGCAGACCCGGCGAATTCCTTCGAGAACCATCACGTTTGGTTCCTTCGCGCCGGATCTTCACATCGCGCAACAAAATAAGGCTTTGTTCCCGCCCTTACTTGAAAATGGAATGGTGAACATCGTCTATGTGGGCCGGGGAGGCGAGGATATGCACACTGCCACCGTACCTTTATTTCAAGCATTGCGGACAGCATTAACCGCCGACCCGGAAAGGTATGGGAAGGTCCGCCTCCACTTTATCGGTACCAGTTATGCGCCGGAAGGAAAGGGCCGGCAGACCATATTCCCGCTGGCACAGCGTTTTGGGCTGGAAGATTACGTGACCGAGATCCCGGGCAGGGTAAGTTTTTATCATGCTTTGCTTACTTTGCAGGAAGCGGATGCCTTATTTATACCGGGCTCTGACGACGCTAAATATACTGCCTCGAAGATATATCCCTACGTTTTGGCGGGCAGGCCGCTACTGGCCATCTTTCACCCGGACAGTTCGGCGATTCCAATCCTGCGCGAATATGGTGTAAAGGACGTGTTGTCTTTTGACGAGGTGCGCACGGAAAGGGTCGGCGCTTTCCTGGCAGAGGTGTGTGGGGGAACCGCAAGCGCGCCGCGCTATCAGGCGGCCGTTATCAAGAAATATGCCGCAGAAAACATGACGCATGAGCAGTGCCTGCTCTTTGACCAGGTATTGGCTGAAAGGCGTGATCGATGA